AAAGCGCCGACGCTGTCTCGAGGGCGCGTGACGTGCGGAGGGCTTCCGTAGTCccttcctccttccgcgtcgcttcttctcccgcggTGAACCGAGGCCCTTTCGCGTGACGTTTATTACGAGGCAACCGAGAAATCATCTCTGCAGGCCGCTCCCCACACGAAGGGTGCGAAACTCGCCGAGACTCAGGTACTGGCTTATGCTCGCCCAGCGAACCGCGTTCTCGAGATTCCTTCACGTCTCGACTCGACTTGAGACGCTTTCTCTCGCCGCAAGCCCCTTAACGTGGATCGTACCTTGAAGGAAAAGACTTCTCTGAGTTTGCACTTCCTGTGGCTGTCGTGGAGCCCGACAAAATTGCCTCGCCGGTCGTTGCCTCTGCGTTCTGCTTCGCCCCCTCTGGCTTCCGTCCGACGAAGAGGCAAGCGCGTCTTTTCGTCGTGCGCACAGAACCGCCGAaagcaggcgcctctgcccTCGTCTTCGAGCAGCAGTCGCCAACGTGCGTCTCGATCCGCGGCTGCAGTTCTGAGGACGCCCGTgaagggcggagacggcgagacagtccgcaggccgctgccgcctctgcggagttCGCATCGTGTCAGTAGGGCGAGAgggctcgcctctccgcgttggcctgcttcctcctcgtgtCCTCCTCCGGCACCGAGGGggcctccgctgtctcttttCCTCGCAGAATTGGGAGggagcgcgaagccgcgagagaCGTGGTGGAGATGACTGTCGCAGCTCACTGTGCGTCGTGGGTAGCGCCTGTTTCCTGCCGCCAGCGGgatgccgcctcgcccgccctccgcaTGGGGTTCGTTGGTCCGTGCGCTCTTTTCTAGTGGACCTGCGCGGCGTCCCGCCGCCCccagcgacggagaagaccgggagaggaagagcgtGCGGGCGTTATGCGCGCCAGAGCCTCGGAGCCCaaggcgcctgccgcccgctgtgggcctcgacgcgccggcttcccggctgcctgtctcctcgctctggCTGAGCACCAGGTCTCTCAGCGACTCCCGCGCaaacgcagaggacgcggaaagcGCCCAGCTGCTCCCAGAGAACCTTGCAGGCATCCGCCGAACGGAGAGTGGCCCTGCTACCTGGAGCGCTTGCTCGtggcctcttcgcgcttctcccCCGCCTTCGGCCGCGTGCTTCGCCCCGCGACCGCCAGGTGTCTCTGGAGGCCAGAGGGAGTTCGCAgaggctccgccgcgaccgggGCTCTCACGAGGCACGATCTCCAGGTTTCGCCCGATTCGCCGCGCACGGGGgtgtctcgcctcgcctgcgcatctcccacaggcagacgcgggcgctgAAGGAATCTTCGTCGAAGGTGgtggcgcgacgcagagcgcccTGCTCTCGAAGGAGCGCTTGCTGTCGCGTGCGGCGTGGAGAGGATTCTTTTCGCAGCGAGTTTCGCATGCGGGTTCGTTTGTGAGTTTGCCTGCCGCGCGATGTGTGTCTGGAGAGCGCCGCACCGCCGCAtttcggctgcggcggaagacATCGCGCAGCGACCTCGAGGCGGCTGTTCggtccgcgccgcgcttctcagtcgagctcgcgagcgcctctcTGGCCGCATCTTTTCCTGCCTCCTCTTTTGATTTCGACTTTCCCGCCGCGCTCCAAACGCCCGTAGAACTGCGAgtgaggacgcggcgcgctcccgcagaggcctccgTGCCGcggtctctctctgtgcttTCTTTCTCGCGAAGTCTCGTCTCttgtcttcgctctcctaCTTCCCCTTTCCTCATCGTGCATCTCTCCTCTTGGGGCCCACAGTCGTTtccctcgcttctctcttgcGCTCCCTGTCTTGCATCCTCAAAGTCTGtatcgcctcctcgccacgCTCGGCTTTCTttcggctctctctcctcgctaCGGTCTCGCCCGAGAcagcgcgaagagagagcggaggcgactcggtcgctggcgcccccgcctggcgggcgccgcctttTCTCAGCGCAGGCAGAAGTCTCCGCTCTCGACTTCTGCAGTCTTTCGCtctgtctgtttttttcgcatTCCAGCCTGCTCGTCCTGTTCGCGCAGGATGAGgtctcgtttttcttctcgaaGGTTTTGCTCTCTTCCCCTTCGCCCCGGGGAAGGCCTTCtgacgcctcgctgctgttTGATTcctgcgacagcgaagaccaAGGCGAGCCGCTTCTGGTATGACACCCGCCCTCGGAGtctggcggcctgcgcggggaacttgacgcgccgcgcagagccgaGCAGGGGCGACAGGAGGACGCACGAGAGGAGGCTCCGGAAGAAGCAACacaagaagaaagagaagaaaaagaagacgaaggagaagaaaagggcgggcggcgctgcgccggggACGAGGCGTGACGCCTGCGAGCAGGCGGGCTCtgaggagaggaagggaaggaaggagagggagaggaggtgAGAGAGCGGGATGTCGCATCGCGCGCAGCACCGGACTCAGCAAATTGCGTGCGAGGAACGtcgttctcgcgcgcgcttgcAGACGACCGCGtagtcgccgcgcggcctttGTTCCTCGCGTTTCTCCGGGACTGCCCcccctcttccgcctctccctctctctttgcCTCCTCTCCGGTGGCGGATCCTGTCGGTCCTCGAGCTCCCGAGACAGTCCCGGCTCGGCCTCCTCGGTGTGCTAACGGCGttccctctttctcttcttctcctggcgtctcctctcgtctggtgtcgctctcgcctccagatgtgggcggcgacgcaagGGCTGGCTGGTCAGACCCCGAGCcgcgggaagaagaagagggagaagaaagggaggAATGCCTGTCCGCAGAAATCCTTGCTTCTTGTTCATTATTTCCCTCATTGCCTCCGCATTCAGCtgtttcctccgcggcctcccaACTCTCTTCGGTGGATAAAACGGCTTCTGTTTGAGAGTTGGCAAGCGCTCGCTTATGCGCACACGCTTTCTCGGTGACGCAGCCTATCTTCTTTCTATTTGACGCATACATTTCCTTTTcactctccttctctgcgtcgtctcgctcgcttgAACTCGAAGTGACTCTCTTCTTCAACTCCGTGTGGTGCCGGGTCTCTTCAGTCTCTTTGTCTGCACACGGCACTTCTTCCTTCtgttcttcttcctcctgcctTCTAGCGTGCTCTGCTGGCTCCTTCTTGTGCGCGGCCTTTCCTCGAGGCAAAGGAGAGACCGATTTGCCTCCATCGACAGAGAAATTATATGCAGCCTTCTCGCTCATTTGCTGTGTCGAACGGCGACAGTGGGGCGGTTCCTGCAGCTCGATAGGACCAGGTGTATGAGCAGAGGAGAaagttcttcttctctcggcaTGCCCACGAGTTGAGATTCGCGTTAGATCTTCCGAGGAAGAGGCACGTTTTGACTCTTCTTCAGCCGTGCTGCAAACTCCTTTCCAGgtctcgcgctctcgtcCTCGTTTcgatttcttcttcttcgaggCCTGAAGAGGAGATTCTACATCTCGCGGCGACCGTGAGGCTGAAAAGATTGCGGCCCTTCTGCCCTCGcgagcctctctctgcctttcaCCTTGAGTCTCGAGTCTcgttcttctttttctttcttccacTGTTTTGCCGCGGAgttgcttcttctcctggTCTCtacggccgccgtcgcctttgAATCCGCTTCGcacgctctctccctccggcTCCCGAGCTCCGCTGGAACTCCTCTCAGGGCTCTGTCCATCGCGTTCGACGCCCTCTCGTTTCGACTGCAATTTCGGccgttttttctcctcctcccgcgAGTCCTCGACTTCAtgggcgtctcctcgccctccatTCGCTGTGCTTCTCAGGCTACGTTTTTCTTCCTTGTGCgcagctcgctctcgcccgtTCCCTCTCTGTCGATGCCCCCCGTCGCTCGTTTCGTGTCTCTGCGATTCTTTCTCCTGGAGGTCCGATAGTcttttcctttcttcgctgGCAGCGGCCTCCGTATCTGAaccgctgcgtctctcagCCTCTCCTTTGTGCCGCATTCTTTTCCCGATCGACTTTCGCTCCCTACACGACTCCGAGGGCCTATCACTGCGTTCGTTGGAAGCTCCTTTCTCACGCCTCTCTCGTTTTTTGTCATCCTCTTGCTGACTGACTTCTTTCCTCGTCCCCTTCTTTGCGTCAGTCTTTCGCGATGCTTCCCTTCTGCCTTcatcctcgccctcctccaccACTCGCCTCGAGGGCCTGCCTTCAGCCTCGGCCGACAGACAGCACAGACAGCAATGAATCCTCTCTGTGGCGCGCGCACGTAGGCCCGACACCGTCCGTTGGGACCGGCTTATATTCGGGCGAAACGTGCACTCCGCGGTCTCctgctgtctgcgtctcctctcgtcttctATCCATCTAGCTTGTCTCTTGCTCTCTCGCAGGGACGGGGGGTGGTGGAGCTTCAGCTTCCGGTAGTTGAAGAGCCGCTCAAACACGTTTCCTGCTTCGCTTTCCCCCGTCGCCTtgcagccgctggcgccgcccctcgGTAGACCGCTGTCTGAGTTCTTTGCTCCATGgatctctctcttctcttgcgtgtcctcttcttcttgtcgCCCCTCTTCGGTGTGTGCTGCGCGCCTTGCATTCGAGTCCTGCGCGCGGCCATGAAGCCGCTTCTGCACATTCCCTGGCTTCCTGCTGTCTGTTGGAACCCCCCTGCCCTGGCGCTTCGGAGGACTGTCTCTGAAGCCCGTCGAGTCTCCCTGGCTGAGAGGGAGAAGGGGtggcggcggggaggcgaAGAACAGCGaaagcgcctcttcgcggggGGACCAGAAGCAGGGGGACGCAGACGGGGGAACAAGCAAGTTCGAGAACTCGAAGTTCGCTTGTTTTGCTGTTTCCGTCGAACGCCGGGacttctcgcctgcctctctgcgatccgcaggcgcagcggagaatGCCAACGAAGGCGGCAAAGCGTCAgagtgcggcgacgcgcgggtAGATGTCGACGAACAAGGAatcgaaggcgacgaaacCGGAgcaagcgaagaggagggacaAGGGCCTTCCTGAGGATTTGGAGGGGAAAAAGCAGCCTCCCATTTCGCTGCAAGCGCTGGCTGTCTCGCTGCCAAGGGCCCTAccccttctcctccgcggagcAACGAGGCAGCAGTCCCGCAGAGGGGGCGAGCCCGCTGGAACGAGGGAGCAGGCGACACGTGAAGAGATGGCGAACGTAGAGCCTTTGTGACACTtgaacgcagaggcgacgaatTATCCAAGGAAGAAGGACTAACCGGAGGCAGAAAAGAAGGCAGGCACGGCGCAGGGGGAGCCTCTAAGTCGTCCTCAAGTAACTCCAGAGACTgaagagacgacgcggaggagaaggaggagctgctgctgaagtCTCGGTTGCCCTTCTGTCTGAGCCAGGAGTCCCACCCTCCTCGTGGTTGTTTCAGATTCGATTTTGTTTCGGCTGTCTCGCCTTGGCTCTCTTCACTCCCTTCAgactccttcttctccgggtgcttcgtcttcctgctttctgtctgcctctcccggcGTCTGCGACGTTCCGCTTCTCTGTTCTCTTCCCTGCTATCGCTCttgagggcgacgccgctttccgcttctcctctctggaGGCCCTGCCTCGCTTTCTGAGTTTCGGCGACGCCTGCATCGCGGCAGAGTGAGGCAAAGGCAGTAAGCGAAGAAGGCAagaggccgaaggcgccgccggcagcgagagagcaTCGCCGCTCGGGGCTTTGATCATAAGCTCGACGCAGGGTAAGCGCGGGGCGCTGGAGAggtgtctcttcgccgcggtcTATCCCCTCTTGCGGGAGCAGGAAAAGCGAACGCGCGCAAGCCACCAGAGCGGAAAAAAGACGGGAGTTTTGtctgtctcgcgcctctctaTCTGGCGTATCGTCTCCACGGAAGGCTGTGGATGCAGCTGCGAAATCCGCGTAGCTTTTAGggcttttctcctctttgcgtcttctcttctttccctcGCTGGGACGCCCGCAGCCGTGGCTCGAGGTTGATGGAAGCCGCGTCGGATCTGTTTCCTCGCTTTCACCCCCCCATTTTGagtcgcttcctcgcccgtAGGACCTCTCCGCGTGCCTCCGTCTCCTTGTTGCCGTCCTTTGCTCtcgttcctctctctctctgccgccctcctccctcaCATGAAGAAGGCATCCACCGCAGGTTTCCTCTGCGTGGATGCAAGAAGCGGAGGCcgagcaggaggcgcgcggtgaggaaggggcgagcgaagaggcggagggatGATGCAGGGGGGCGACACGCATGTCAGAAAGCTCCTCGGGAGTTgcaagctgctgctgaaTCGCCGCTTCCAGATTCGCTCCCAAGGAGGGAGATTCAAGCgagtggaggcgcggcagctgcggaaaGGGGGAGAAGGACGCACGCAGACCGCCCGCTGCGGAGTCGGCTTGCAGAACAGCGCTGGAGGGCTCTGTGCACGCTCTCGTCACCCTCCCGCCTGCTGTCgacgtctccgcgtctcgattttgtctctcgcgtctctttCCTTCACcgtgtgcgtgtgttttCCCTCCCTCCTTTGCTCTTCGCTTTTCCGCTCTGCGGCCCCGGGCGCCTCCGTTTCTATTCAGCCGTTCGGCTTttccgcgtcggcgagcactcttctcctctgctgccgttctctccctttctcccaatctgcctcgcctgtcttcgttctctcctgtcgtgccttctcttctgcctACGCGATTTCGGTCTTCGCCTCTGGAGCCATTCTCTCCCTGGTCgttcttcgctgctgcgccgcttcggccgcggcgcctctcgtcttcgctctcgcgggcTGCCGCACAcgtcggcgctcgctgcgccggcggcaaaGTCGGTTTCGAAGTGTGGAGCTTCTGCTGGCGGGGACTAACTGAGTCTCCTTGAggtctctcctctgcctctgtgaTTGCCCTCGAAAGACGCTGTGAGCTGTGGGAGGCGCGTCCCTGCGATGCGCCACCCCCAGGCGGGGGATTCGCCCCGTGATAGCGCGTGCGGGCATGCGGCAAGCAGCGGGATGACCTGCGCTCTTCTTTGCTTCTTTCGCTGGAGTTTGGCGCAAATTTGCAAGGCGCAGCTagctcctccagcgcgacCCCCGACACGTAGACGGCGCCCGCTCTGTCCTTCGACCGgcagacgaaggccgcgaggacGCCTCGATCGAGTTCGAGGGCCTCTCAGgagccgccgaagccgccggcggcgaggcgcggcgcagggctgcatcggcgcagagagaaggcccCAGGGCTTGAGGCTGCTGGAGACCGCTTGAGGGCGAGAACGCAGCGTCagaggcgggagacgcggGGGCTGGCGGACGCGAAAGAGTCGAAGAGAAAGTccggagagagggaaggctGTCAGCGATATAAGCGAGTCGCGGGGACGGCGCGGCCTGAAGACTCCGTggggaagacgacgagaccGAATTATCCGAGttcagagacgcagacggaAGGCGCAATGGCAGCGCGGGGGAGGGCGAAGGGTAAGAAGCAGGCTGGCACCTTCGAGAGGCAGTggaaggcgcccgcggcgacgcggcacagagaggcggagaacggGTCGAAACGCCAGAAGAACAGGGAGAAGctgaagacgcagcaggcggaaaATACCTGAGAGAAAAGGgcgtcgagggcgaagaagaacgagagggcgggcagcgcggcggggaagcagaagaagaaggcgaggattCATCGCGgtgcgctgaagaagaagaatgtgcaaaggaaggcgagggagaacACGAGAGCCccgcagaagagggagaggctgcAGGAGGGGCGCCACGAGTttgcggcgagcgagaaggggCCGCAGAAAGCggacgccgcgagagaggtgAACCTGAACAAGGCGGAGAGCTGAGAGGCGAGGAACTGTGGCGGCCTGTGTcggaagcagaggaaaggGGAGTCTGACGGGCGGCTGCGGGGTGCTGCCTCTTAGGCTGAGAAGACggtggcggccgctgctgcaacGGGGGACTCCACACAGAGCCCTGACGCAAAGAAGAGCATGGAGTGGAAGCAGGTAGAGCCCGAGGATGAGGCAAAGAAGGCACGTCAATGcagggagaaggcggcgaactCGCAGAGGATTCGGGAACCCGAGGGGctggagacggcggaggaaacagagaagaagTGTGGGAGGAATAGACAGACCGCCTCGCCAAAATCGTTCCAgggccagcagcgcgcggcagcgacaagccccccccgccgctgaaggaggcgacgaggagcaaCAAGGCAAGCTCTGCCTAGGTACTGAacacagcgaagaagaggagaaatgggaagaggcgggaggcggagaaggacgagacgccgccgaatcggccgcgaagggaagagaggaagcagaagaagaaatcgCGACAGGAAgagctcgagggcgccgcggatgTCCCCTCGAAGCCACGCGAAAGTCAGGCTTTGGCGTGGTGCCCAACAGGGACGGCAAGTCGGCGGAGGTGTGACGCATGCCAGCTCCACAGAGAGAGGCCCCCGAGGCTGCTgacgaagcgcgagaggctgggcacgcagcggcgggcagcgaggcTTTCCGTTGaggggcgggcgcctccgcatgcATTTCTGGCGTGTTTGCCGCTGAAGAGTGGAGACTGGGGGGCGAACCGACAGGCGATTCCGCGTGGAGCGATCGCGGCGCgtggagccgcggcgaggagatCGCGGACTGTCGAACCAAGAGAGGAGCTGCCGAAGATGAAGGAcgcgcggccgaggcggcgtTAGGCGAAGAGTCGCAGCAAGCAGAGAAAGCCGAACCCGggaaagaaggagaggaggaaggcagtAAACTCGAGGAGACAaccagaggcggagaaggagaggaaggcgaggcagaagaagcaggcggcccagaggcagaaggggcgtgcgctgcaggcgagaagggcaGAGCGCTTTGCGAAGCAGATGCGCCTGGAAGACGAGCGTGGGCAGCATGCATTGAGGAGAGGCGTAGGGCAACTCCatgagagggagagggcgacgcggaaagcGACCTGAAACTATGCGCCATAGGCGCCTTGCGTGGCCTCTGCGCCAGCCCGCAAGAGCGCGGAGGAACCGGAGGCAAGCCCCGCCTTCGACAGCCCTGACTACTTACCTGTGTGCTGCAGAGAGCAGCCGccacaggcgcagaggcgctcggaaagaagggcgacgccgggAGCGGTCGCTGGGGACAGCCAGCCAAaggaagagaggaaggaaaggaggaagaagaggatgaagaggaagacgcagagaatgaagaggaagagggagaTGAAGAGcaggaagatgaagaggatgGCGAGACGAATGCGGATGCCGAAGAGGATGAAGCTGAgcaagacgaggaggaggaaagagACAGCGCTGCTTGACtcgagagagcgcgagagagggaaggtGCTGAAGAGAAGCTGGTAGATGCGACGTGCCCAGTTGATGGtccggagggcgaggaagacgaatgCAGAGGATAAGACGAATTCGGAATGGCGGGCGACGAATTGGAGCGCCCCGAGTCGgcaggaggagagggcggacgaggcgagcgTGAAGGCACGCGACTTGTATCGAGAGATTCcacagcgcgagagag
This DNA window, taken from Besnoitia besnoiti strain Bb-Ger1 chromosome III, whole genome shotgun sequence, encodes the following:
- a CDS encoding hypothetical protein (encoded by transcript BESB_047320) encodes the protein MRCALARRRLEEASNGICEPRSSGFASSCREGTSEPLWSGDRLEETRNLTSRPASPCHTPLSSWFSNCVPAWRANHSVLLSSSSLPPCDVSPVFSPSARLRGASFQSARIEAPSSSAAAEPPPRQHAWLSPPLRCLQPRSRASSRASSSPSRGHAAASARRLASSNAQQTASRRSNSWRPQSPSGTSPRRATGRPCCLLTRFELPEARSAPRAAAVHLHSQPAPFLPSESEPFPLLLKPRSPFTRLAAPPACRAPSPAAAATLRELAAGGREPRSPATSNSKNPVQSDGSERQREDRRGERGDADSVTSKQRSQERRDVERDFEAERGNRATASVGTAEGKNPRSRQGIEGTAAITTWRSRFRAPDENDTFFPHRRADKGFQASLAQQPPSAAYSVHSQRMWPFRWPQPSPSSPAHCPPLLSSSARSPSGAAPPPPSATSSAPSGGIPPSSSHVSTSSLFDRRASRSSPSPSSSLPQPSSLRPPSPPRPSSLHSPANGPPRSASLSASSSSPPDSSSHCRVSATSFASPSLRSSSVSSCYLRPSLPLNSSSPAPESFLRCALRSSPARETGKDPRRAQAPHEPPACIWRTPRQRVPRSPVSFSEGDKTCDSVRQLSLQVADSTGDSLPRLARLFPSPNRLRAGLALSEPLKRETPSTSACKYQLPGERTELSPSPRFCLEKEKKRVEAPAAASREAHSSVRYYTPSLPTERRHADKREDAETPARAAGTVAEAERQWRALGTACGEKKRLELSPCSRFFQRARERERRKGEKSEKRGNEPTRQLLKIKPNTGIPTTAGGVEDLGSLLEPGISPGTRCREKEEAARTPDTRKGIGHKRAAGRGGDAPAIDQARRLERVSEIQNCSEKRRLLDGDWRGGWGRGRGESAWRLQPRLREVRAMKTDKREIDEELSPCSRYFTRTRQRSQNKDTRRDPEVACRETSTREEAAVDRRKRGSPLKAGNDERRRGAAFPQTCLTNRTDTPHSTIYPTTPAPSSSRVSIPGSPSFPPSPPSPLALPSSSYPSSASRVPARRSSAFPPPSSSPSASSSSSCRLESLELRSLVAHPVALLQASHKGEPRPASLRNSPHYFSSRSPPPPPSPWPSAPHASAREDAHVRNASVGAFPSPLPPSLLASPSPFALSCPSSPRSPPALSPLSPVSSLCPLSPSMSPLSPPRSAPLSLRLASAPSAFSPAILSQVSPSFSPFAACLRAERRCGPRAEGAAPTPWVGGLAVHGAAAEALSAQTGTARDALQGQKGGADTGWRELGACKGGRGEAAAPKDRPIRSQQTRENAEKDEACIHGRRGEEKDTGTDNTRRRSRSLSEGEALTPGRVEKKVSRRTENTKQKEDRESHNHRPAERQEKHERQRATGCLPRSEQRGQKHAEGERENEGGREEKRDIADDASEQRKTEEKRKEISEAEKTGECARATGPETGTAARETKGACLDERERGGRLLRRRSDRETSQETTIDDAQEKVKRDKVENEAKEEKCPASVLDWQAVACGSVEEEEKVASRRKLNWQRKKEPPTGFVALQRQEGGTGSSLKTAEKSHIDGVERDGGHGRGAREAAKGEQRQGLRRQISEGKEREGDAGHVCAQEKGHGPEADRCTAVNSANAASREEAFENSDGRPNSDKERPASRERESESDPSEAATERGDRQRYERATRGAGEKSDRRRDLREAEDARKEGVREKEEEGKAHEEASPLKQTTAISDVKESNHLGPSLGDLSAAEPNGSQSPAVAEKATEHERKKRQIQEENERGHEAARRADERKEKELNTGTEPGIHERGDGEGLQEDRVEGQPEEAEEAALEHGHERDGSRHVSKEGKERETAPEGRHIEAETNTEGICNLQQTEKAEVDPAQRGDADPDKERRGREEKQEKKHSEERPGHEMRAPGGDKTHSGRDELHYADPHEGEAERGGPVKRAARMSETADEADHDRRRNERDGGRQRASFNFSQLLEETDSELKGALHDIEAYVISLEPYASIRVGFPASPSSSPSPFLFPVASHSPPFLTLWPSPPAVAVPRPFEDCRVLEKTEKNAEKLEKEEQGKSDTTCRADPHSTTMEGVKGEKLFHLPRNLLDLPSLFVPCLPALSAPPCLQAAEECIEEQSKKPLANVLLQPGPYPSFSSFSTASRVPSSNLSRAVESLDTSRVPSRSPRPPSPPADSGRSNSSPAIPNSSYPLHSSSSPSGPSTGHVASTSFSSAPSLSRALSSQAALSLSSSSSCSASSSSASAFVSPSSSSSCSSSPSSSSFSASSSSSSSSSFPSSLPLAGCPQRPLPASPFFPSASAPVAAALCSTQVSSQGCRRRGLPPVPPRSCGLAQRPRKAPMAHSFRSLSASPSPSHGVALRLSSMHAAHARLPGASASQSALPFSPAAHAPSASGPPASSASPSSPSPPLVVSSSLLPSSSPSFPGSAFSACCDSSPNAASAARPSSSAAPLLVRQSAISSPRLHAPRSLHAESPVGSPPSLHSSAANTPEMHAEAPAPQRKASLPAAACPASRASSAASGASLCGAGMRHTSADLPSLLGTTPKPDFRVASRGHPRRPRALPVAISSSASSLPFAADSAASRPSPPPASSHFSSSSLCSGSVWSPPLQQRPPPSSQPKRQHPAAARQTPLSSASDTGRHSSSPLSSPPCSGSPLSRRPLSAAPSRSPQTRGAPPAASPSSAGLSCSPSPSFAHSSSSAHRDESSPSSSASPPRCPPSRSSSPSTPFSLRAGAVYVSGVALEELAAPCKFAPNSSERSKEERRSSRCLPHARTRYHGANPPPGGGASQGRASHSSQRLSRAITEAEERPQGDSVSPRQQKLHTSKPTLPPAQRAPTCAAARESEDERRRGRSGAAAKNDQGENGSRGEDRNRVGRREGTTGENEDRRGRLGERERTAAEEKSARRRGKAERLNRNGGARGRRAEKRRAKEGGKTHAHGEGKRRERQNRDAETSTAGGRVTRACTEPSSAVLQADSAAGGLRASFSPFPQLPRLHSLESPSLGANLEAAIQQQLATPEELSDMRVAPLHHPSASSLAPSSPRASCSASASCIHAEETCGGCLLHVREEGGREREEREQRTATRRRRHAERSYGRGSDSKWGGESEETDPTRLPSTSSHGCGRPSEGKKRRRKEEKSPKSYADFAAASTAFRGDDTPDREARDRQNSRLFSALVACARSLFLLPQEGIDRGEETPLQRPALTLRRAYDQSPERRCSLAAGGAFGLLPSSLTAFASLCRDAGVAETQKARQGLQRGEAESGVALKSDSREENREAERRRRRERQTESRKTKHPEKKESEGSEESQGETAETKSNLKQPRGGWDSWLRQKGNRDFSSSSSFSSASSLQSLELLEDDLEAPPAPCLPSFLPPVSPSSLDNSSPLRSSVTKALRSPSLHVSPAPSFQRARPLCGTAASLLRGGEGVGPLAARQPALAAKWEAAFSPPNPQEGPCPSSSLAPVSSPSIPCSSTSTRASPHSDALPPSLAFSAAPADRREAGEKSRRSTETAKQANFEFSNLLVPPSASPCFWSPREEALSLFFASPPPPLLPLSQGDSTGFRDSPPKRQGRGVPTDSRKPGNVQKRLHGRAQDSNARRAAHTEEGRQEEEDTQEKREIHGAKNSDSGLPRGGASGCKATGESEAGNVFERLFNYRKLKLHHPPSLRESKRQARWIEDERRRRQQETAECTFRPNISRSQRTVSGLRARATERIHCCLCCLSAEAEGRPSRRVVEEGEDEGRREASRKTDAKKGTRKEVSQQEDDKKRERREKGASNERSDRPSESCRERKSIGKRMRHKGEAERRSGSDTEAAASEERKRLSDLQEKESQRHETSDGGHRQRGNGRERAAHKEEKRSLRSTANGGRGDAHEVEDSREEEKKRPKLQSKREGVERDGQSPERSSSGAREPEGESVRSGFKGDGGRRDQEKKQLRGKTVEERKRRTRLETQGERQREAREGRRAAIFSASRSPRDVESPLQASKKKKSKRGRERETWKGVCSTAEEESKRASSSEDLTRISTRGHAERRRTFSSAHTPGPIELQEPPHCRRSTQQMSEKAAYNFSVDGGKSVSPLPRGKAAHKKEPAEHARRQEEEEQKEEVPCADKETEETRHHTELKKRVTSSSSERDDAEKESEKEMYASNRKKIGCVTEKACAHKRALANSQTEAVLSTEESWEAAEETAECGGNEGNNEQEARISADRHSSLSSPSSSSRGSGSDQPALASPPTSGGESDTRREETPGEEEKEGTPLAHRGGRAGTVSGARGPTGSATGEEAKREGEAEEGGQSRRNARNKGRAATTRSSASARENDVPRTQFAESGAARDATSRSLTSSPSPSFPSSPQSPPARRRHASSPAQRRPPFSSPSSSFSSLSSCVASSGASSRASSCRPCSALRGASSSPRRPPDSEGGCHTRSGSPWSSLSQESNSSEASEGLPRGEGEESKTFEKKNETSSCANRTSRLECEKNRQSERLQKSRAETSACAEKRRRPPGGGASDRVASALSSRCLGRDRSEEREPKESRAWRGGDTDFEDARQGAQERSEGNDCGPQEERCTMRKGEVGERRQETRLREKESTERDRGTEASAGARRVLTRSSTGVWSAAGKSKSKEEAGKDAAREALASSTEKRGADRTAASRSLRDVFRRSRNAAVRRSPDTHRAAGKLTNEPACETRCEKNPLHAARDSKRSFESRALCVAPPPSTKIPSAPASACGRCAGEARHPRARRIGRNLEIVPRESPGRGGASANSLWPPETPGGRGAKHAAEGGGEARRGHEQALQVAGPLSVRRMPARFSGSSWALSASSAFARESLRDLVLSQSEETGSREAGASRPTAGGRRLGLRGSGAHNARTLFLSRSSPSLGAAGRRAGPLEKSARTNEPHAEGGRGGIPLAAGNRRYPRRTVSCDSHLHHVSRGFALPPNSARKRDSGGPLGAGGGHEEEAGQRGEASPLALLTRCELRRGGSGLRTVSPSPPFTGVLRTAAADRDARWRLLLEDEGRGACFRRFCAHDEKTRLPLRRTEARGGEAERRGNDRRGNFVGLHDSHRKCKLREVFSFKPTLFRQRQSREPSASLLSLLRNVDTARLYCAQVAQLRHCAEEKRRLALELRELEALKECTFKPSLRPSSARFPASRTFLPSAASPRSPRSSLLAAEGSHDSALEAAQAQLRVSRSLLSSSARSHALSSSFCPASSAKPLVASASSSLGPLAFDSATSLSAPPPSLSSLSSVGSARSLQRSSSSEEFSSRPSESASPSAASAVSSSVARAAPASTAAALRTLGAASATSLSPSKDSEATRQGPEGKVRSLLTSGDRGTPTALPARTVSSASAISGSHAHACRQPSEQDACAERGNEPRDRGSHRAFADDGERQGSSAGGEAEGSRGKSVETLTAPLRPRPARAYSSLFRE